The Cylindrospermum stagnale PCC 7417 genome segment TACAGGTGTTCGACTCCAAAAAAATCGTGTTTTTTAGTAATCCCCAGGCAATTCAGGCAATTTATACAGACGCCGCTAAACAGTTTGAGTCTGGTAGAGAAAACGGAATTTTTAGTCCAGTAGTGGGGGATAGCTCTGTAATTTTACTAGATGGCGATCGCCACCAACGTCAGCGGCAAATCCTCTTACCGCCATTTCACGGCGAACGTATGCGTAACTATGGAAAGCTAATTTTTGATATTAGCCAGGAAGTAACTAATGAATGGGTTATCGGTAAACCCTTCTCCATTCGTCCATACATGCAAGAAATTACCCTCGAAGTTATTTTGCGAGCTGTATTTGGCATTCAGAAAGGAGAGCGTTTTCAACAACTCAAAAGCCTTTTAAAAAAGTTACTGCTGTCCATATCTTCGCCGTCATACTCTGTGATATTTTTCCTACCAGCACTGCAACGTGATTTAGGTGCTTGGAGTCCCTGGGGGAACTTTTTACGTCAGCGCCAGCAAATTGATCGCTTAATTTATGCAGAGATTTCCGAACGGCGGCAGCAATTTGACAAATCAGGAACAGATATCCTGAGCTTGTTGATGGCAGCGCGTGATGTTGATGGCGAACCTCTCACAGATATAGAATTACGGGACGAATTAATTACACTCCTGCTAGCAGGTGCAGAAAACACAGTTTCAGCACTGGAATGGGCGTTTTATTGGATTCATCAGCAGCCACAAGTCTATCAATCCCTAATGGAAGAGTTGAATCAAGCAGATGATTCAGAACCAAGTGAATTAGCCAAACTCCCATATCTGACAGCTATTTGTCAGGAGACTTTAAGAATTTATCCAATTGCCTTAGTTTCCTTACCTCGAATTGTGACCTTGCCAATAGATTTGATGGGCTATCAATTGGAGGCTGGCACCTTACTATATGCCTGTATTTATTTAGTTCATCGTCGTGAAGATATCTATCCAGAACAC includes the following:
- a CDS encoding cytochrome P450, encoding MKLPPGPQTPALLQQLQWIFKSVEFLDECGKHYGDVFTVQVFDSKKIVFFSNPQAIQAIYTDAAKQFESGRENGIFSPVVGDSSVILLDGDRHQRQRQILLPPFHGERMRNYGKLIFDISQEVTNEWVIGKPFSIRPYMQEITLEVILRAVFGIQKGERFQQLKSLLKKLLLSISSPSYSVIFFLPALQRDLGAWSPWGNFLRQRQQIDRLIYAEISERRQQFDKSGTDILSLLMAARDVDGEPLTDIELRDELITLLLAGAENTVSALEWAFYWIHQQPQVYQSLMEELNQADDSEPSELAKLPYLTAICQETLRIYPIALVSLPRIVTLPIDLMGYQLEAGTLLYACIYLVHRREDIYPEHQKFIPERFLQRKFLPYEYMPFGGGNRGCIGSAFVLFEMKIVLASILSRWQLSLTNHLPQRPIRRGITTATASDVKMIATSKF